In the genome of Oxalobacter aliiformigenes, one region contains:
- a CDS encoding FAD-binding oxidoreductase codes for MAQVSFIELCRKLVGNAHVISDPAKMVPYITDYRRRFTGKALAVISPGNTREVADIVKLCKLQKIPVVPQGGNTGLVLGSVPDTSGKAVVLSLRRLKRIREIDVANNTMTVEAGCILDDVRKAALDADRLFPLSLASSGSCTIGGNLAANAGGTAVLRYGTARELCLGLEVVTPDGDIWNGLYKLRKNNTGYDLRDLFVGSEGTLGVITAAVLKLFPRPRTQQTAFVALRTPDDALRFLTIAQKFAGFALTTFELMSRYSLELVTKYFPHLLPPLPLDKPYFVLLELCESEPEEQTAARFEKLLQYAIEEDIICDAALAQTLAQSRSMWSLRENISAAQAKEGRNVKHDIAVPTSLFAEFIETTDRQLQHYFPGCRMVTFGHLGDGSLHYNVGAPEGVPDDEFLLRQNDINRIVYDSVSRMHGAISAEHGLGALKHGENAGYKSEVEIRMMQQIKKALDPGNLMNPGKVLP; via the coding sequence ATGGCACAGGTTTCTTTTATCGAATTATGCAGGAAACTGGTCGGAAACGCTCATGTCATCAGCGATCCTGCAAAGATGGTTCCCTATATCACCGATTACCGCAGGCGATTCACCGGAAAAGCGCTTGCTGTCATTTCGCCGGGTAATACACGGGAAGTGGCCGATATCGTCAAGTTGTGCAAATTGCAGAAGATTCCGGTCGTTCCGCAGGGAGGCAATACCGGCCTTGTCCTGGGAAGCGTTCCGGATACGTCGGGCAAGGCCGTCGTGCTGTCTTTGAGACGCCTGAAACGGATTCGTGAAATCGACGTGGCCAACAATACCATGACGGTCGAGGCTGGGTGTATTCTCGACGATGTCAGGAAAGCGGCGCTGGACGCCGACAGGCTGTTTCCGCTTTCGCTGGCGTCGTCCGGATCGTGTACGATCGGCGGGAATCTGGCCGCCAATGCCGGTGGAACGGCAGTTTTGCGTTATGGAACGGCACGGGAATTGTGTCTGGGGCTGGAAGTCGTCACTCCGGATGGCGATATCTGGAATGGCCTGTACAAGTTACGCAAAAACAATACCGGTTATGACCTGCGCGATCTGTTTGTGGGATCGGAAGGCACACTGGGTGTGATTACTGCTGCCGTTTTGAAGCTGTTTCCACGTCCGAGAACACAGCAAACGGCTTTTGTCGCTCTTCGTACACCGGACGATGCATTGCGTTTTCTGACGATTGCACAGAAATTCGCCGGGTTCGCCCTGACGACGTTCGAGCTGATGTCCCGTTACAGTCTGGAGCTGGTCACGAAGTATTTTCCACACCTGTTGCCTCCCTTGCCCCTGGACAAACCGTATTTCGTCCTGCTGGAACTGTGCGAGAGCGAACCGGAAGAACAGACCGCTGCGCGGTTCGAAAAGCTGCTCCAGTATGCCATCGAGGAAGACATCATCTGCGATGCGGCGCTGGCCCAGACGCTGGCGCAATCCCGTTCGATGTGGAGTTTGCGCGAGAACATTTCGGCAGCCCAGGCGAAAGAAGGCAGGAACGTCAAGCATGATATTGCCGTACCGACGTCTCTTTTTGCCGAATTCATCGAAACGACCGACAGGCAGCTTCAGCATTATTTTCCCGGTTGTCGCATGGTGACGTTCGGTCATCTGGGGGACGGCAGTCTGCACTACAATGTGGGTGCCCCGGAAGGGGTACCGGATGACGAGTTCCTGCTTCGCCAGAACGATATCAACAGGATCGTTTACGACAGTGTCAGCCGCATGCACGGCGCCATTTCCGCCGAACACGGCCTGGGGGCGTTAAAACACGGAGAAAACGCGGGGTACAAAAGCGAAGTGGAAATCCGGATGATGCAACAGATCAAGAAGGCGCTGGATCCCGGCAATCTGATGAATCCGGGCAAGGTACTGCCATAG
- a CDS encoding YihY/virulence factor BrkB family protein, which produces MEKPAFTSPPTDTDSRLANLSRKDRIKGILRYCRERVEENNLSDVAGNISFTIILSLVPMLAIMLAIFTTFPEFGTLQYTLETYFAQGMIPGNIARTILNYLGEFASNAANVSIVGGLALLFTTLTTISTIESAFDRIWHIMTPRPLIKRIILYIAIAVFAPLLLGISIYLTTHLVLSKHGLVGWLPVLNTISAPLIAVIWTTIAFTLLYRILPHRLVLWKDAAAGGLFAAVAFEIAIRLFAFFIVNFSSYERIYGALAAFPIFMMWIYISSLIMLLGALVAALLPDIRNGRWNAASLIGSRFSDAMKIIGVLYNSGQHHSLVVSRTELERQTHLSVSETEYCLTKLEKLGWATTLKRSMISTVSFRKRGPREWKWIGDARKITVADVFRQFVFAGNSDDHLTLEVDKIIDNGLNLALADYFDIPEDSLPEKPEAATGKT; this is translated from the coding sequence ATGGAAAAACCGGCTTTCACCTCCCCACCGACCGATACCGATTCCCGGCTGGCGAATCTTTCCCGCAAAGACCGCATAAAAGGTATTTTGCGTTACTGCCGCGAAAGAGTGGAAGAAAACAACCTCTCCGACGTGGCGGGCAACATCAGCTTCACCATCATCCTGAGTCTGGTTCCCATGCTGGCCATCATGCTGGCGATTTTCACCACGTTTCCGGAATTCGGAACGCTGCAATACACGCTGGAAACCTATTTCGCGCAAGGCATGATACCGGGCAATATCGCCCGTACCATCCTGAACTACCTGGGAGAATTCGCTTCCAACGCCGCCAACGTTTCCATTGTCGGCGGTCTGGCACTGCTCTTTACGACACTGACCACCATTTCCACCATCGAAAGCGCTTTCGACCGGATCTGGCACATCATGACACCCCGGCCACTCATAAAACGCATCATCCTGTATATTGCCATTGCCGTATTCGCCCCGCTGCTTTTGGGAATATCCATCTATCTGACCACCCATCTGGTTCTCTCCAAACACGGACTGGTCGGCTGGCTGCCGGTTCTGAACACCATTTCGGCGCCACTGATCGCCGTCATCTGGACCACCATCGCGTTCACGCTGCTTTACCGCATTTTGCCGCATCGTCTGGTACTGTGGAAAGACGCGGCCGCCGGAGGACTGTTCGCCGCCGTCGCCTTTGAAATCGCCATTCGGCTTTTCGCCTTTTTCATCGTCAACTTCAGTTCCTATGAAAGAATATACGGCGCACTGGCCGCTTTCCCGATCTTCATGATGTGGATCTACATCAGTTCGCTCATCATGCTTTTGGGCGCGCTGGTCGCCGCCTTGCTTCCCGATATCCGGAACGGCCGGTGGAATGCCGCTTCACTGATCGGCAGCCGTTTTTCGGATGCCATGAAAATCATCGGTGTTCTCTACAATTCGGGACAACATCACAGTCTGGTCGTCTCCCGCACTGAACTGGAACGGCAAACCCATCTGAGTGTCAGCGAAACGGAATACTGTCTGACAAAACTGGAAAAACTCGGCTGGGCAACGACGCTGAAACGTTCCATGATCAGTACCGTCTCTTTCAGAAAACGGGGGCCCCGGGAATGGAAATGGATTGGCGACGCCCGCAAAATCACGGTCGCCGACGTTTTCAGACAATTCGTTTTCGCCGGAAACAGCGACGATCACCTGACGCTCGAAGTGGACAAGATCATCGACAACGGCCTGAACCTGGCCCTGGCCGACTATTTCGACATCCCGGAGGACAGCCTGCCGGAAAAACCGGAAGCCGCCACCGGAAAAACCTGA
- a CDS encoding MFS transporter produces the protein METGENTPQKAEPQIGAWTPFRHGVFRMLWIAILFVNIASWMQDVGAGWLMTSLAPTPVMVSLVQAATSTPFFLLAIPAGAMADIVDRRRYLIGTQIWMAACAGSLGILTLTGVTGSLLLLLFTFFLGVGIAMMMPAWGAIIPELVPREELQSAVALNSIAINIARSVGPAIAGMIVAAAGSGAVFVANACFYTVVLFLVIRWKRNVPQSTLPAEHLFAAVKTGLRFARHSQALRAVMVRGCCFFIFASASWALMPLIVRQELKRGPGTYGLLLACIGIGAITGAILMPRLIRRVTRDTIIRCASALYGIAMLALAVSDIVAAACAAMLVIGISWMMTASALMTAAQISLPGWVRARGLAFFWIVFTGGMAGGSVVWGQVAGLLNIPAALAIAAACLYVGIAISWRFYVGTQDKADLTPLSPDWAGPVPRNIGMDEGPIMVTIEYLIRPEDTEAFTDIMTRLRDIRQRNGAMQWNLFNDMTRPGIMIESYMIENMLDMLRQRERMTVSDHEVRNRARAYHRGSAPPKVIRMLSAIGHKRIFD, from the coding sequence ATGGAAACAGGCGAAAATACCCCCCAAAAAGCAGAACCGCAGATCGGGGCATGGACACCCTTCCGTCATGGTGTCTTCCGCATGCTCTGGATCGCCATCCTGTTCGTCAATATCGCCTCGTGGATGCAGGATGTCGGAGCAGGATGGCTGATGACATCTCTCGCGCCGACACCGGTCATGGTATCCCTCGTACAGGCCGCCACCAGCACCCCGTTTTTCCTGCTGGCCATCCCGGCAGGCGCCATGGCCGACATCGTCGACCGTCGTCGCTACCTGATCGGAACGCAAATCTGGATGGCGGCATGTGCGGGATCGCTCGGCATTCTGACACTGACCGGCGTCACCGGTTCCTTGCTGTTGTTGCTGTTCACCTTCTTTCTGGGCGTCGGCATCGCCATGATGATGCCGGCCTGGGGCGCCATCATTCCGGAACTCGTCCCCCGTGAGGAATTGCAGTCCGCCGTTGCCTTAAACAGTATCGCCATCAATATCGCCCGTTCCGTCGGACCGGCCATTGCCGGAATGATCGTGGCCGCCGCCGGATCCGGCGCCGTTTTCGTGGCCAATGCCTGCTTCTACACTGTCGTCCTGTTTCTGGTCATCCGCTGGAAACGCAACGTCCCGCAAAGCACCTTGCCGGCAGAACACCTGTTTGCCGCCGTAAAAACCGGCCTGCGGTTCGCGCGCCATTCCCAGGCACTTCGCGCCGTCATGGTGCGCGGATGCTGTTTTTTCATTTTCGCCAGCGCTTCCTGGGCGCTGATGCCGCTGATCGTCCGTCAGGAACTGAAACGCGGCCCGGGGACTTACGGCCTGCTGCTGGCCTGTATCGGTATCGGTGCGATAACCGGAGCGATCCTGATGCCAAGACTGATCCGCCGCGTCACGCGGGATACCATCATCCGCTGTGCATCGGCACTTTACGGTATCGCCATGCTGGCACTGGCGGTTTCCGATATCGTCGCTGCGGCCTGTGCCGCCATGCTGGTGATCGGAATTTCCTGGATGATGACCGCTTCGGCTCTGATGACCGCCGCGCAGATTTCACTTCCCGGATGGGTCAGGGCACGCGGTCTTGCATTCTTCTGGATTGTCTTTACCGGGGGGATGGCCGGCGGAAGCGTCGTCTGGGGGCAGGTTGCCGGACTGCTGAATATTCCGGCCGCTCTGGCTATCGCCGCCGCCTGTCTTTATGTCGGTATCGCCATTTCATGGCGTTTTTATGTCGGAACACAGGACAAGGCCGACCTGACGCCTTTGTCCCCCGACTGGGCCGGACCGGTACCCCGCAACATCGGAATGGACGAAGGGCCGATCATGGTCACTATCGAATATCTGATCCGTCCGGAAGACACCGAAGCTTTCACCGACATCATGACTCGCCTGAGAGACATCCGGCAACGCAACGGAGCCATGCAATGGAACCTTTTCAACGACATGACGCGACCGGGTATCATGATCGAATCCTACATGATCGAGAACATGCTGGACATGCTGCGCCAGCGCGAACGCATGACCGTCTCCGACCATGAAGTCCGGAACAGGGCCCGAGCCTATCATCGTGGAAGCGCCCCTCCGAAAGTCATCCGGATGCTGTCGGCTATCGGACACAAAAGGATTTTCGACTAG
- the bioC gene encoding malonyl-ACP O-methyltransferase BioC: protein MDKTKIGEAFGRAAASYDALAVFQRQVCERMLCLLPRWLPAGWTPERLLDGGCGTGFGSQCMRCLWPDASLTGCDLSSRMVERMRQKGFEAVEGDLENLPFPDSRFDFVWSSLALQWCRPDTVFRELYRVLGENGILYFSTLAPGTLCETGFAFSGLDDAGRVLDFHPVAALKERMREAGFTDIRVRHETHRMYYPDVRSALESVRGIGAGYAAGKRRALLGKMAWKMIQERYESLREENGLPVTYELVIGYGVAGR from the coding sequence ATGGACAAGACGAAAATCGGCGAGGCATTCGGCCGGGCGGCTGCTTCATATGATGCTCTGGCTGTATTCCAGAGGCAGGTGTGTGAACGGATGTTGTGCCTTTTGCCCCGGTGGTTGCCGGCCGGATGGACGCCGGAACGTCTGCTGGATGGCGGGTGCGGTACCGGCTTCGGTTCCCAGTGCATGAGATGCCTGTGGCCGGATGCTTCATTGACCGGTTGCGATCTTTCTTCCCGAATGGTCGAACGCATGCGGCAGAAAGGGTTCGAGGCGGTGGAAGGCGATCTGGAAAATCTGCCTTTTCCGGATAGCAGATTCGATTTCGTATGGAGCAGTCTGGCTTTGCAATGGTGTCGTCCCGATACGGTGTTTCGGGAGCTGTACCGGGTACTCGGCGAAAACGGGATTCTGTATTTCTCGACACTGGCGCCCGGTACACTCTGCGAAACCGGTTTCGCCTTTTCAGGGCTGGATGATGCCGGCCGTGTCCTGGATTTCCATCCGGTTGCCGCACTGAAAGAGCGGATGCGTGAGGCGGGTTTCACCGATATCCGTGTCAGGCATGAAACACACAGGATGTATTATCCGGATGTCCGTTCCGCGCTGGAGTCGGTCAGGGGAATCGGTGCCGGTTATGCTGCCGGGAAACGTCGTGCCCTGCTGGGCAAAATGGCCTGGAAAATGATTCAGGAACGTTACGAATCCCTGCGGGAAGAAAACGGGCTGCCGGTTACCTACGAGCTGGTTATCGGGTATGGCGTGGCCGGCAGGTGA
- a CDS encoding alpha/beta fold hydrolase codes for MTKLVFWHGWGMSPDVWTDFMKDLCEVLSGDTVYEAVPLPGYAGTGLPDGDSLSSWADALMEGMLEPIVLCGWSMGAVLALSAACRYPERIERLVLFGATPCFVERHGWQAGMSQESARHFRDGVRADPVATLRRFVALFNRQDKQARAIVRRLSGLDIPPSPVLDAGLDFLDRADFRSLVPHIRQKVLLVHGENDPLMSPDAALWLAENLPDATLEILPDVAHAPFLSDSRQCARFVGAFLGD; via the coding sequence ATGACGAAACTGGTTTTCTGGCATGGCTGGGGCATGTCGCCCGATGTCTGGACTGATTTCATGAAGGATCTGTGCGAGGTGCTGTCCGGCGATACCGTATATGAAGCCGTGCCGCTGCCGGGATATGCGGGTACCGGCCTGCCCGACGGCGATTCGCTGTCGTCATGGGCAGATGCCCTGATGGAAGGTATGCTGGAGCCGATCGTTTTGTGCGGCTGGTCGATGGGAGCTGTTCTGGCATTGTCGGCTGCTTGCCGTTATCCGGAGAGAATTGAAAGACTGGTGCTTTTTGGCGCAACGCCCTGTTTTGTCGAACGGCACGGCTGGCAGGCCGGCATGTCGCAGGAATCCGCCCGGCATTTCCGTGACGGTGTCCGGGCCGATCCGGTTGCCACGCTTCGCCGTTTCGTCGCACTTTTCAACCGGCAGGACAAGCAGGCACGTGCCATCGTTCGCCGGCTGTCGGGGCTGGATATTCCCCCCTCCCCGGTCCTTGATGCCGGTCTGGATTTTCTGGACAGAGCGGATTTTCGTTCGCTTGTTCCGCATATCCGCCAGAAAGTCCTGCTGGTTCATGGTGAAAACGATCCCCTGATGTCGCCTGATGCCGCTTTATGGCTGGCAGAAAACCTGCCGGATGCTACCCTGGAGATTTTGCCGGATGTGGCGCATGCGCCGTTTTTGTCCGATTCCCGGCAGTGCGCCCGGTTTGTCGGAGCGTTTCTGGGAGACTGA
- the bioF gene encoding 8-amino-7-oxononanoate synthase yields the protein MIWEELTRQLQSLSENNLLRQRKTLESACSTQAVIDGRTVLAFCSNDYLGLASHPALADAVCASARQWGTGSGGSHVVSGHMGPHDALEKALAGFVGADRALFYSTGYMANVGVVPTLVGRGDAVFADRLNHASLIDAVQLSRAEHRRYAHNDMEQLEKMLAASDAKRKLILTDAVFSMDGDLAPLKALIGLAERYDAWLVVDDAHGFGVLGREGRGSLDHAGLSFSPRLVYVGTLGKAAGVSGAFVAGSETVIEWLMQRSRSYIFTTATSPVMASAILASLELIRNGDDRRCHLQALIDRLQRGLDGSKWKLLPSFTAIQPVVVGENDAVLNVSAELAKRNIWVPAIRPPTVPKGSARLRISLSAAHTHEQVARLVDALREMA from the coding sequence ATGATCTGGGAAGAACTGACCCGGCAGCTTCAGTCGCTGTCGGAAAACAATCTGTTGCGTCAACGGAAAACGCTGGAGTCCGCCTGCAGTACGCAGGCTGTCATCGATGGCAGGACGGTTCTCGCTTTTTGCAGTAACGACTATCTGGGGCTGGCGTCCCATCCGGCATTGGCCGATGCTGTTTGTGCATCGGCCAGGCAGTGGGGAACCGGTTCTGGTGGTTCGCATGTGGTCAGCGGCCACATGGGACCGCATGATGCGCTGGAAAAGGCACTGGCCGGTTTTGTCGGGGCCGATCGCGCCCTCTTTTACAGCACCGGTTACATGGCCAATGTCGGCGTCGTGCCGACACTGGTAGGACGTGGCGATGCCGTTTTCGCCGACCGCCTGAACCATGCGTCGTTAATCGATGCCGTCCAGCTTTCCCGTGCGGAACATCGTCGTTATGCCCATAACGATATGGAACAGCTGGAAAAAATGCTGGCGGCCAGCGATGCGAAACGCAAACTGATCCTGACGGATGCGGTGTTCAGCATGGATGGCGATCTGGCGCCCTTGAAGGCCTTGATTGGGCTGGCCGAGCGTTATGATGCCTGGCTGGTGGTGGATGATGCACACGGTTTCGGCGTGCTGGGGCGCGAGGGACGCGGTTCGCTTGACCATGCCGGACTGTCTTTTTCTCCGCGTCTGGTCTATGTCGGAACGCTGGGCAAGGCCGCCGGTGTCTCGGGGGCGTTTGTGGCCGGGTCGGAAACCGTCATCGAGTGGCTCATGCAGCGTTCACGCTCCTACATTTTCACGACGGCGACCAGCCCGGTCATGGCTTCCGCGATTCTGGCCTCGCTCGAACTGATCAGAAACGGCGATGACAGGCGCTGCCATTTACAGGCGCTGATAGACCGGTTGCAGCGTGGACTGGACGGTTCGAAGTGGAAACTGTTGCCTTCTTTCACGGCGATCCAGCCGGTGGTGGTTGGTGAAAACGATGCCGTTCTGAATGTTTCCGCCGAGTTGGCCAAACGGAACATTTGGGTGCCGGCCATCCGGCCGCCGACCGTTCCCAAAGGCAGTGCGCGTTTGCGTATTTCCCTGTCTGCCGCACATACGCATGAGCAGGTTGCCCGACTGGTCGATGCCTTGAGGGAAATGGCATGA